One segment of bacterium DNA contains the following:
- a CDS encoding DUF1566 domain-containing protein, giving the protein MMQALRFFTPGLVPALGFAVLFALGSPVSAQTLQELVDELEIRFDCPGAAFASGGRFVDCGNGTVRDMNTGLIWLKDASCSELAGTNADGATDFLATARDAVDALASGMCGLTDSSLPGQWRLPSIGEFCSQDSSFPGVCP; this is encoded by the coding sequence ATGATGCAAGCACTCCGGTTCTTCACGCCGGGCCTTGTACCGGCGCTCGGGTTCGCGGTCCTCTTCGCCCTCGGTTCGCCGGTATCCGCACAAACGCTTCAAGAGCTCGTCGACGAGCTCGAGATCCGCTTCGACTGCCCGGGCGCCGCGTTCGCGTCGGGTGGACGCTTCGTAGATTGCGGTAACGGCACCGTCAGGGACATGAACACCGGTCTGATCTGGCTCAAGGACGCCAGCTGTTCCGAGTTGGCCGGCACGAACGCGGACGGAGCCACCGACTTCTTGGCCACGGCCCGAGACGCCGTCGACGCCCTCGCGAGCGGCATGTGCGGCCTGACCGACAGCTCACTTCCGGGCCAATGGCGATTGCCGTCGATTGGCGAGTTCTGCAGCCAGGACTCGTCCTTCCCTGGTGTCTGTCCG